A region of the Pseudarthrobacter sp. MM222 genome:
GCGGTGAACCCCACCGACTGGAAGTCGCGCCGCGGCGCCAATCCGGGTGAGCCTTTGCCATTCGCGGAGGTCGTGCCGAACCAAGACGGCGCCGGAGTGGTGGACGCCGTCGGACCCGGCGTCGAGCATCTCCACGTCGGTGACAGGGTTTGGCTGGCCCTGGCCGCCTACCAGCGCGCCGATGGCGGGACAGCGCAGGAGTTCGCCGTCCTGCCGGCCGAGCGGGTCTTTCCGCTGCCGGAGAACGCCGGGTTCGACCTCGGCGCAAGCCTGGGCGTTCCCGCGATCACCGCCCACAGGGCACTGACCATCGCCGAGGACGGCCCGCGGCGGCTGCACCCAGGAAGCCTGGACGGCAAAGTAGTTCTCGTCGCTGGAGGGGCCGGCGCAGTGGGCCATGCGGCGATCCAGCTCGCCAAGTGGGCCGGTGCCGTTGTGATCACGACCGTGAGCGGACCCGCGAAGGCTGCGCTGGTGACGGCCGCCGGCGCCGATCACGTCGTCAATTACCGGGAAACCCACGCGGCCGCGGAGATCCGCCGGATCGCTCCCGAGGGCGTCGACCAGATCGTGGAGGTGGCACCCGCGCAGAACGCGGAACTCGACCTGGCAGTGATCCGCAACCGCGGCTCCGTCGCGGTCTACGCCAACAACGGCGGCGATCAGCTGAGCCTGGACGTGCGCAGGCATTTCAGCCTCAACGTCGGCTACCAGTTCGTGCTGCTCTACACCGTTGGCATGGCGGCGGTGCATGCCGCCGCCGAGGACATCAATGAAGCCATTGCCGACGGCGCCCTTCCGGTGGGAGAGGCCGCAGGCCTGCCGCTGCATCGCTTTGACCTGGTAGACACAGCTGCGGCCCACTCGGCGGTGGAAGAGAGCATCGTCGGCAAGGTGCTAATCGATGTTTCAGCGGGCTAGCCATAACGCTTCAGGAGCGTCGTGGGGTCATCACGCGTTGCAGCCGCGGGACTGAGCGGGCCGGATCACGACGAGAATGATGCGACGAGGCGGGCGAGCGGCGGAGGCGCGTGTCCGGCCGGCAATGCGTCGACCAGCAGTGGCGCATATCGGACCATGTTACCACTGCGTCCTCCAAAGAACCGGCGCAACTGCGCCGTTACTGGCCGCTCTCGCAGTGACGGCTGGCGTTGGAGGAGCTGGAACGACGCGAGCTCGCCTTGTGCCGCGATGACCTTGAGCACGGCATCGATCCCAAGGCAGCGGATGAGTTCGTCTTCTAGATCTGCGTGACAGACGTGGAACCCAAGCTCGGTCAGCGAACCGGAACCGATACCTGCCCGGCCGAGCGCGCGGGCGATGCCACGAGATTCCCCGGCATCACACAGGCCCAACAATCGGTGGCCTGCGCCTTTCGGGCCGTAGCGGTCAAGGAAGTGGACGATGCTGGTCGCGCCTCCCATCGGTACGACTGACACCCGCAAGGCTGTCAGGTCATGGCCAAGGCGAAAGGCCAGCGTCTCGACCGCCAGCCGGTCACTCTCGCCCTCGACCAACACCGTCGTCGCCTGCATAGAACTAGTATGTCGGACGCCCAGCCCCGGCGGTCATCATGGGGTTGCCTCCCTGTGCGTTGGTTCCCTCACGTGATCGGCGACTTCACTGGACGGGTTGGCTTCGAACCCGCTGTCACGGTCATCACCGCACGGTAGTGCGGGACTGCGCCGCTGGTGGCAGGGACCGGAGTGCAACTGGGCGAACCGGCCGCAACCAAGACTTCATGCAGCACCCGATCCGTACGGACGCGTGATCGCCTCCAGGAAATGCCCGTCAGGATCCGCGAAGTAGACGCCACGTCCGCCGTCGTTGTGGTTGATCTGCTGCGGGCGGGACCGTCCTGGGTCCGCCCAGTAGGGGATTCCCTGGGCCCGGATCCTGGCGAAGATTCCGTCGAAGTCCTCCTCGCTGACCAGGAAGGCGTAGTGCTGCGGGGAGATGGGCCTGTCCGCCGTGGCGAAGTCGAGGGCCACTCCGTGGTCGAGGGGCACCGTCATGAAAGACCACATGGCTTGGGGTTTCGGCAGTCCGAGCATGTCGGCCAGGAACTCCGCCGAACGGCGCTTGTCCGTTGCGTACACGATGGTGTGGTTGAAAGTGACCGTCACGGTGACCTCCCTGGTTGTTTGTCCGCGACCATCTACGTCCGGCGCTCTTCGCATTTCTAGATCGCCGCTACGTCCTTGGAACCTGATCAGGCCTCGGCGAGCGGCAGTACCAGCATGTAGCCGGTCGGAAGATCGCTGCTCCAGCGTCGCGGCTCGCGGACGACGAACTGCGTCGCAAACTGCTGGGGCGTGAGCAGGGCGTTGGGCGCGGGGGACGGTCCCCACTGCTTGCTGCCGTACGGATAAAGCGGATCCTGGACGCGGATGCCGGTGACCGAGAACTCCGGGAACTGTTCGGGATCGCCGAGTGACTCGAAGCCGCTCATCACCCATACGTGGCGACCACGCCACATGACCAGCCCGACCGGCCGGTCTGTGCGGGCGATGGCGCGCGCCGCGGTCTGCAGCGCTTCCTCGTAGTCGGCGATGCTGACGACGGCGTACGGCCCCATCCCGACCTCGGTCAGCACCTGCGCCCAACCCAAAGGGTTGGCGCCGTTGAAGGAGTTGAACGACCGAGCCCGGGCCATTTCCCACAGCTGGCCCTGCTGAACGCGATCCGCCCACGTGCCGGCCCCCGTGTCGTCCATGAGGTTGTGCATGATCTGGGTGCTCGCCGCCACACACCAGTCAAAGGTGTACTGCGGCACGAAGTCACCCTCCTGGTAGAGGTTGAGGGCGAATGCTTGGGGCACCGGGGGCGGCGTGGGAACCGTTGTCGGGGTGGGGGACGGGGTCCGGTAAGGAGCCGGGACGTCCAGGCCTGCGGCTGTCGGGGCCGAGGACGTCTGAATCGGCCGATCGGTGGCGGCTTCATCGAATCTGATCGCGGGCGTGCAGCCCGAGAGGAGGGTCGCTAGGACGACGAACCAGACCAGAAGACGGAGCAGGGCACCGATCATGATCGATCCAGCTTACCGCGACGCGGCGGGAACGCACCGTGCGTGGGTGGAACCGATGAGCCTCAAGGCCACCAGCGACAACCCTGGGTCGGAAGCCCTTTGGGCTTATGCCATTCTTATCAGCGCTCGGATGCCTTCGCTGCTTTGATGGCGGCCTTGGCAGCCTGCTTGTTGGCGCGTACTTTCTGCAGAGACTCGGGGTCCACGATGTCGGCGACAGAAAGAAATGCGTCCTCCTGGCCATAGGGGCCAGCAGCCTCACGCCAGCCTTGTGCCTGGAGTCCGCGCTGCTTGCCGAGTAGCGCGAGGAAGATCTTTGCCTTCTGCTCTCCGAAGCCGGGCAAACCCTTCAACCTGCGCAGCACTTCCTCGCCGTCGGGGTCGTCCTGGTTCCAGATGGCAGTTGCGTCCCCGTTCCAATCGCGCTGCACGGTCGCGGCAAGGTCCTGGACGCGGCCGGCCATGGAGCCAGGGAAGCGGTGGACGGCCGGACGCTCCTTAAAGAGCTCAACGAAGCCCGCCGGGTCATGTTCGGCGATTGCGGCAGGGGACACCGACCCGAGGCGCGTCCGGATCTTTTCGGGCCCGGCAAAGGCCGACTCCATGGTCACCTGCTGGTCAAGCAGCATGCCGACCAGGAGGGCGAACGCGTCATCGCTGAGCAGTTGGTCGGCGGCGGGGTCGCCCGTGATATGCAGTTCCATGCGCCCATCCTCCCACCTCATCCGAGCCGCGTCATGACACTGCACCAGGAGGCCAATACCCGGGCCCTGCGCGCTGCCGCATTGGATCGATTGACGATGCCGGACGCAAACAGCCACCCCTGCCGTTGGGTGGCCGCGGTTGTTAGGTGTAGGTGGTGTTGCGAACAGGTAACTCAAGCCAACTCCGATGCCCGGCAAGCTCCGCTTCCCCCGCCGCCTTACTCGTCGACGGCGTGCCCCGCCGTCCGCTGTTGTCTACCGACGAGCGGCGATGCCGTCGATATCGATCAGGAGATGCGAGGGGCCGCGGAGGAACGGGCTCGGCCGGTACGGGGGCGGATCGGAGACCAGCCGCGGATTCTCCAGCCTGGTAGCGAACGCGGTGAGGGCGATCTGGGCTTCGAGCCGGGCAAGGGGCGCGCCGAAGCAGAGGTGGATGCCGCCGCCAAAGCCTAGGTGTTGATTGTTGGGCCGTTCCGGGATGAAGAGGTCGGGGTCGGTGGCGTGGGCGGGGTCGCGGTTGCCAGCGGCTAACAGCAGCGTGAAGGAGGCGCCTGCGGGGATGGTCGTACCGTCAACGTCGATATCGTCGAGGGCTGTGCGAAAGGGAACGAAATGCACGGGCGGCTCGTAGCGCAGCAGTTCCTCGACCATCGGGATGGCCAGATCGGGGTCGTTGCGCAGTCTCATCAGCTCGTTGGGATGGCGTAGCAGGGTCAGTGCGCCGTTGGCGATGAGGTTCACGGTGGTTTCGTGTCCGGCGATGAGTAGGAGAAGCCCTGTGCTCACCAGCTGTTCGGCGGGCATCCGGCCCTCGGGGCCGTCATCTGCGGCCATCGCTGAGAGTAGGTCCGTGCCCGGTGCTCGCCCGTGGGCTTCGACCAGATCTTCCATGAAGGAGCGCAGTTCCTTGCCGGCTTCGACTCTCTTCTTTTGCTGTGTCTCGGGATCGAGCCCGGGATCAGTGGATTGCAGCGCGACGTCTACCCAGACCCGGAAGCGGTGTTCGTCTCCTGGGGGTACGCCGAGAAGTTCGCAGATCACGGTGACGGGCAGTGGATAGGCCAGGTCATCGACGACGTCTGTCCTGGTGCGGCCCGCCATGTTATCAATCAGTTCGGTGACGATTTCCGTCATCCTCGGCTCCAACGCCGCGACCCGGCCGGGCGTCGTGGGCGGACCGAAGTGGCGCATTGCGATCCGTCGAAACTTGTCATGGTCGGGCGGATCCATGCTCAGGAACGTCGGAGTCATGCCCGGGCCGCCCCCGTCGTCTCCGTCCGCCGTGGCGCCCGCAGCAGCGGCAGCCGGGTTGCGGGTGATGTCGGAGCTGACCCGCGGGTCGTGCAGTAACCTGGCGATCTCGGCGTAGGTACTCACAAGGTAGGTTCCGTCCGGAAGTCGTGTCACCGGGGTCCTGCGGAGCTCAGCGTAGAACGGGTAGGGGTTAGCCCGGTTGGAGTAGTCGAGGATCTGCTCCCAGGAGCTGGCCTGGCTCATGGTGAAGGCTCCTTGGTTCGTGGGATGGTTTCTGCGGGTCTCCGAGACGGCGTGTCGCTGGCGGCGGTGTTGGTCAATCTGGCGCGGCGTTCGTTGGGATCGTGTCCGGTGACGACGACGGTTGCATCCTGGGTGGGGCTGGTTGCCGGCTTGAACCCAGCCGGCACGGGCCGGGCATCTGCCGACTCGTCGACGTGGTGGAATGACGGCGGAAAGGGGGCGGCCCGTTCGATCAGCGGTTCGTAGAAGTCGAGCCACTTGTTCTGGTTGAAAGCGACGGCCGCCACGATGCGGCCCTTGTAGCCATAGACCGCCAGGAATCGCCGCAGGGCCACTGATCCTTGGACGATGGCAACTTCATCGGCGACTGAGGGCACCCCCACGCTCTTGATTTCGGTGCCGAACTGGACTGACCAGAATTTCGGCACCTCCAGGTGTGGCCACCGTTCGGTTTCGCGGCTGACCATGTTGTGTGCCGCGATCTCGGCCTGGGAGATGGCGTTCCCCCAGTGCTCGACGGCGAGGTACTGATAGCCGTACATCGGCTGCGGGGCGCGCGCTATGTCGCCGGCGACGAAGACGTCGTCGGTGACCAGGCCGTTCGCGTCGAATGCGCGGCAGCCGGCGTCGCACGCGACGCCCCACACGCCGCATGCCAAGCCGGAATCTGCGAGCCATTCAACATTACGAACGGCCCCCAGCGCGGCAACCGCCACGTCCACCTCAAGCGTTGTTCCGTCGGACAGGACGGCCCGGCGCAGCTGTCCCGTGTCATCGCCTTCAAGGCACGCGACCCGGACGCTGCAGCGCAGATCCACGCCATTTTCGATCTGCAGCTCCCCGGCGACTGCGCCGACCACCCCGCCGAGGGCAGCGACCAGCGGAGCCGGACCAGCCTCTGCCACGGTGACCGCCAGGCCGAGTTCCCGGCACACGGAAGCGACCTCGCAACCGATGAATCCGGCGCCGATGACCAACACCCGCCGGGGATGCTCCGCGAGAAGCCGCCGTAGTGTTGCGGCGTCCTCCCGGGTGCGCAAGGTGAGGACGCCCGTCAGGGCCGCCTCCGCAGCGTTGGGCCAGGGGCGGGCACGCAAGCCGGTGGCGATCAACAACTTGTCGAACCCGATCCGGCTGCCGTCGGCAAGGTGGAGCTGTTTCGCGGCCAGGTCCAGACCGGTCGCCGCCACGCCCAGGCGCCACGTGGCATCTATGTCCCGGCGGCGTGGCAGCGAGGTGTCGTCCAGGGGCACAGACCCGGCCAGGACCTGTTTCGACAGCGGCGGCCGGTCGTAGGGCTCGTGCGGCTCCTCGCCGACCAGAGTCAGCGAGCCGGTGAACCCTTCCTCGCGCAGCCGCTCCGCCGCGCGCAGCCCGGTCATCGATGCTCCAACGATGACGATCCGCCCGGTCCTCAAGAACGTGCCCCCGTTGTCCTCGACGGCGGCCGCCGCCGCCGGCGCGTCGTTCGGATGCAGCGGTCCATCCGGTCCATCCGGCCCATCCAGCTGTTCGAGCCGGATGGCCTGGACCGGACACGCAGCGGCGGCCCGGCGAATCCGCGTGCGCTGCGCCCCGTCAGGGTGCGGGTCGTAGGTTAGCGCCTCGTCCCCCTGCATCGTAAAGACGTCCGGTGCGAGAAAGGCGCACTGCGCGTAACCCTGGCATTTGGTGAGATCGACGAGGATCCTCATGCCGACGTTCTCCCTCTGGCGGCTTGCGTCCGCCGTCCGCCAATGGGCTGGCGCCTCTTTCGAGCAACTTGAGTTACTCCGGAATCCCGTCAGGACTTCCCGGACCTGAGGTGGGCCCGGAGCAGGAGGTCCAGATTCGATTCATGATCGATTGCATCGAGTTTAGGCCCAGTGGGTGGGCGGCGGAAGAGGCTTGCACCCCGCCAAGGCGGAGCAGGGACTGCCCCTTGGAGCGTTCCGCGCCCAGCGGTGCAACCTCCCCGCTAGTCCATGTTCCCACCGAGGTTGCGGTACTTTGCCAGCCTCTGCGGGAGCAGCTTGGTGATCCCGGCGTTGGACAGGGTGGCTAGCTCGTATTCGATGGCCTGCCCCATCCGCTGGCAGAACGCTTTTGCTTCCAGGGAGGCGTCGGGGCGTTCGTCCACGATGTGTTCAACCAGTCCGTTGGCGTGGAGGGATGCGATGTTGACGCCCTGGGATTCGGACATGGCCGGGGCGAAGTCCGTGCTGCGGTGGACGATGGCGCTGGCGCCTTCGGGCGGCAGGGGTGAGAGCCACGCGTGCTGGGCGGCAATGGTGCGGTCCGCGGGCAGGAGGGCCAGCGCTCCACCGCCGGCCCCCTGGCCCAGCAGGACGGACACAGTGGGGGAGTTCAGCCCGATGAGGTCATGCAGTGACCGGGCGATTTCCCCGGCCAGCCCTCCT
Encoded here:
- a CDS encoding NADPH:quinone reductase, producing the protein MKAIVYRATGDPSVLELIDREIRDPGRGEVRVRIMVSAVNPTDWKSRRGANPGEPLPFAEVVPNQDGAGVVDAVGPGVEHLHVGDRVWLALAAYQRADGGTAQEFAVLPAERVFPLPENAGFDLGASLGVPAITAHRALTIAEDGPRRLHPGSLDGKVVLVAGGAGAVGHAAIQLAKWAGAVVITTVSGPAKAALVTAAGADHVVNYRETHAAAEIRRIAPEGVDQIVEVAPAQNAELDLAVIRNRGSVAVYANNGGDQLSLDVRRHFSLNVGYQFVLLYTVGMAAVHAAAEDINEAIADGALPVGEAAGLPLHRFDLVDTAAAHSAVEESIVGKVLIDVSAG
- a CDS encoding TOPRIM nucleotidyl transferase/hydrolase domain-containing protein, producing MQATTVLVEGESDRLAVETLAFRLGHDLTALRVSVVPMGGATSIVHFLDRYGPKGAGHRLLGLCDAGESRGIARALGRAGIGSGSLTELGFHVCHADLEDELIRCLGIDAVLKVIAAQGELASFQLLQRQPSLRERPVTAQLRRFFGGRSGNMVRYAPLLVDALPAGHAPPPLARLVASFSS
- a CDS encoding VOC family protein produces the protein MTVTFNHTIVYATDKRRSAEFLADMLGLPKPQAMWSFMTVPLDHGVALDFATADRPISPQHYAFLVSEEDFDGIFARIRAQGIPYWADPGRSRPQQINHNDGGRGVYFADPDGHFLEAITRPYGSGAA
- a CDS encoding HhH-GPD-type base excision DNA repair protein produces the protein MELHITGDPAADQLLSDDAFALLVGMLLDQQVTMESAFAGPEKIRTRLGSVSPAAIAEHDPAGFVELFKERPAVHRFPGSMAGRVQDLAATVQRDWNGDATAIWNQDDPDGEEVLRRLKGLPGFGEQKAKIFLALLGKQRGLQAQGWREAAGPYGQEDAFLSVADIVDPESLQKVRANKQAAKAAIKAAKASER
- a CDS encoding cytochrome P450, coding for MSQASSWEQILDYSNRANPYPFYAELRRTPVTRLPDGTYLVSTYAEIARLLHDPRVSSDITRNPAAAAAGATADGDDGGGPGMTPTFLSMDPPDHDKFRRIAMRHFGPPTTPGRVAALEPRMTEIVTELIDNMAGRTRTDVVDDLAYPLPVTVICELLGVPPGDEHRFRVWVDVALQSTDPGLDPETQQKKRVEAGKELRSFMEDLVEAHGRAPGTDLLSAMAADDGPEGRMPAEQLVSTGLLLLIAGHETTVNLIANGALTLLRHPNELMRLRNDPDLAIPMVEELLRYEPPVHFVPFRTALDDIDVDGTTIPAGASFTLLLAAGNRDPAHATDPDLFIPERPNNQHLGFGGGIHLCFGAPLARLEAQIALTAFATRLENPRLVSDPPPYRPSPFLRGPSHLLIDIDGIAARR
- a CDS encoding FAD-dependent oxidoreductase translates to MRILVDLTKCQGYAQCAFLAPDVFTMQGDEALTYDPHPDGAQRTRIRRAAAACPVQAIRLEQLDGPDGPDGPLHPNDAPAAAAAVEDNGGTFLRTGRIVIVGASMTGLRAAERLREEGFTGSLTLVGEEPHEPYDRPPLSKQVLAGSVPLDDTSLPRRRDIDATWRLGVAATGLDLAAKQLHLADGSRIGFDKLLIATGLRARPWPNAAEAALTGVLTLRTREDAATLRRLLAEHPRRVLVIGAGFIGCEVASVCRELGLAVTVAEAGPAPLVAALGGVVGAVAGELQIENGVDLRCSVRVACLEGDDTGQLRRAVLSDGTTLEVDVAVAALGAVRNVEWLADSGLACGVWGVACDAGCRAFDANGLVTDDVFVAGDIARAPQPMYGYQYLAVEHWGNAISQAEIAAHNMVSRETERWPHLEVPKFWSVQFGTEIKSVGVPSVADEVAIVQGSVALRRFLAVYGYKGRIVAAVAFNQNKWLDFYEPLIERAAPFPPSFHHVDESADARPVPAGFKPATSPTQDATVVVTGHDPNERRARLTNTAASDTPSRRPAETIPRTKEPSP